Proteins co-encoded in one Quercus robur chromosome 8, dhQueRobu3.1, whole genome shotgun sequence genomic window:
- the LOC126696007 gene encoding L10-interacting MYB domain-containing protein-like has product MVKEKLKDGGSNDQRADWKDSKELQTFCQLCAAQVLAGQRKGGFLTKLGVDNVIEQLGNMGKVVTPLQIKNKWDHLKKGWRDYNQCFDNETRLDYDPGTGMLEAPDEWWTRKIAVCPLAKTFKNKGLPNRDYLNIMYGDTVATGKNAFCTSGQLPKETTEGSGDSADSTEFVDPQCEPFVNVDAMEVEGPSLSRAEPASISNVIVESRSGSTRKDIASTTTTQVKAILDMVLSLPGVYWGHYLHLFSTIYFMEKEWGRHMFPALGDDKDIQLKWLEKEAALVAASGAASECIRCCIRVHQLLHQGVHQCCISRCIRCCIRVHQVLHQGASAAALVLH; this is encoded by the exons ATGGTTAAGGAGAAATTGAAGGATGGTGGTAGTAATGATCAGAGAGCTGACTGGAAAGACTCTAAGGAACTACAAACCTTTTGTCAATTATGTGCTGCTCAAGTCCTAGCCGGCCAGAGGAAAGGAGGATTTCTGACCAAACTGGGGGTTGACAACGTGATTGAACAGTTGGGTAACATGGGAAAAGTGGTGACTCCACTTCAGATTAAGAACAAATGGGATCATTTGAAAAAAGGGTGGAGGGATTATAACCAGTGTTTTGACAATGAGACTAGGTTGGATTATGACCCGGGAACTGGGATGCTTGAGGCCCCTGATGAGTGGTGGACTCGAAAGATTGCG GTATGTCCCCTtgcaaaaacctttaaaaataaaGGTTTGCCGAATCGTGACTACCTAAACATCATGTATGGAGACACGGTTGCAACAGGGAAAAATGCGTTCTGCACGAGCGGTCAATTACCAAAGGAAACCACCGAAGGTTCTGGGGACTCTGCTGATAGCACAGAATTTGTTGACCCCCAATGTGAACCGTTTGTGAATGTTGATGCAATGGAGGTTGAAGGTCCATCATTGTCGAGGGCAGAACCAGCA AGCATCTCAAATGTGATTGTTGAGAGTAGAAGTGGAAGTACACGTAAGGATATTGCTTCCACAACAACTACTCAGGTTAAAGCCATTTTGGACATGGTGTTGAGTCTTCCAGGGGTGTACTGGGGGCATTACCTTCATCTGTTTAGCACCATCTACTTCATGGAAAAAGAGTGGGGTAGGCACATGTTTCCTGCCCTTGGCGATGACAAGGATATCCAACTGAAGTGGCTAGAAAAAGA GGCTGCATTAGTCGCTGCATCAGGTGCTGCATCAGAGTGCATCAGGTGCTGCATCAGGGTGCATCAGCTGCTGCATCAGGGGGTGCATCAGTGCTGCATTAGTCGCTGCATCAGGTGCTGCATCAGAGTGCATCAGGTGCTGCATCAGGGTGCATCAGCTGCTGCATTAGTGTTGCATTAG